The Arachis ipaensis cultivar K30076 chromosome B07, Araip1.1, whole genome shotgun sequence genome includes a window with the following:
- the LOC107609652 gene encoding probable polyamine transporter At3g13620 translates to MTQEEEKEEHLPSPSTTTAKIPKKLTLVPLIFLIYFEVAGGPYGEEPAVQAAGPLIALLGYLIFPFIWSVPEALITAELSTAYPGNGGFVLWAERAFGPFMGSMMGTWKFLSGVINIASFPALCVDYIQKLFPVLSSGWPRHVAVVGSTLVLSFLNYTGLTIVGYAAVLLGLVSLFPFVLLSLIAIPKIQPHRWLSLGQKGVSRDWNLYFNTLFWNLNFWDSVSTLAGEVDKPHKTFPLALLVSVIFTCVAYIIPLFAVIGAVSVDQSQWETGFHAQAAEMIAGKWLKIWIEVGAVLSTIGLFEAQLSSSAFQVLGMAEIGIIPRFFGVRSKWFNTPWLGILISMVIALAVSSMAFTDIINSANLLYSLGMLLEFASFLWLRWKSPNLKRPYKIPMKFPLLVLMCLVPSGFLVLIMVIATKTVYLVSGVMTVAGIGFFFFIKLCKTKKWVEFSHGPAEEEDLPR, encoded by the coding sequence ATGAcacaagaagaagagaaagaggaacACCTTCCCTCTCCTTCCACAACCACCGCTAAGATCCCCAAGAAGCTCACCCTCGTCCCTCTAATATTCCTCATCTACTTTGAGGTCGCCGGTGGGCCCTACGGTGAAGAGCCCGCCGTCCAAGCCGCCGGCCCACTCATAGCCCTCCTGGGCTACCTCATCTTCCCCTTCATATGGAGCGTCCCGGAAGCCCTCATAACCGCCGAGCTCTCAACCGCGTACCCGGGAAACGGCGGCTTCGTCTTGTGGGCCGAACGAGCCTTCGGGCCGTTCATGGGCTCAATGATGGGCACATGGAAGTTCCTCAGCGGCGTCATCAACATCGCATCGTTCCCCGCCCTCTGCGTCGACTACATCCAGAAGCTCTTCCCGGTCTTGTCATCCGGCTGGCCCCGCCACGTGGCAGTCGTTGGGTCCACCCTTGTCCTCTCCTTTCTCAACTATACGGGTCTCACCATCGTCGGATACGCCGCCGTTTTGCTCGGTCTGGTTTCCCTCTTCCCCTTCGTTCTCTTATCTCTCATCGCCATTCCCAAGATTCAACCTCACAGGTGGCTCAGTTTGGGGCAGAAAGGAGTCTCGAGAGACTGGAATTTATATTTCAACACACTTTTTTGGAACCTGAACTTTTGGGATAGCGTTAGCACTTTGGCAGGGGAAGTTGATAAGCCACACAAAACTTTCCCTTTGGCTCTTCTCGTTTCCGTTATCTTCACCTGCGTTGCGTATATCATTCCGTTGTTTGCGGTTATTGGAGCTGTTTCCGTTGACCAGAGTCAATGGGAAACAGGCTTCCATGCCCAGGCTGCGGAGATGATTGCGGGGAAGTGGCTCAAGATTTGGATCGAGGTGGGCGCAGTGCTGTCAACAATTGGGCTTTTCGAGGCCCAATTGAGCAGCAGCGCTTTCCAGGTACTTGGAATGGCTGAGATCGGGATCATTCCGAGATTCTTCGGTGTTAGGTCTAAGTGGTTCAACACTCCATGGCTGGGGATCTTGATTTCAATGGTGATAGCACTTGCGGTTTCTTCCATGGCTTTTACTGACATTATTAATTCGGCTAATTTATTGTATAGTTTGGGAATGTTGTTGGAGTTCGCTTCTTTTCTTTGGCTTAGGTGGAAGTCACCGAATCTGAAGAGGCCTTATAAGATACCAATGAAGTTTCCGCTGCTGGTTCTCATGTGTTTGGTTCCTTCAGGGTTTTTGGTGCTCATAATGGTTATCGCCACTAAGACTGTTTATTTGGTCAGTGGTGTTATGACTGTGGCCGGGAttggtttctttttcttcataAAATTATGCAAAACAAAGAAGTGGGTTGAGTTCAGTCATGGTCCAGCTGAAGAGGAAGATTTGCCCCGGTAA